Genomic segment of Candidatus Rokuibacteriota bacterium:
CGCCACGACGGCGGCGGCCGCGACGAGGAGCCGACCCTGGTTCACGCTCACGCCGCCAACGCGGACGCTTCCGGTGAGCGACTCACTCGCGATCAGCCGGTAGTCGCCGCGCCAGAGCCCCAGCATCACGTTCTGGAGGAGGAGCGAGAGCCCGAAGGTCAGGACCAGGCTGTTCAGCTCCTTGGGTTCTGGAACCCGGTGGAGGAGCCACTGCCACACGAAGGCCAGCGGCAGGAGCGCGACCGCGGACACGGGGACGAGCAGGAGCGGGTGTACGCCGAGGCCGAGCCAGAGCCAGTAGCCGACGTAGCCACCCAGGATGATCAGCTCGCCGTGGGCCAGGTTCAGCGAGCGCGTGACGCCCAGGATCATCGAGAAGGCCAGCGCCATCAGGGTGTAGAAGCACCCGAGCAGGGCCCCCGAAACCAGCGCCTGGACCAGCGTGGTCAGCGACACCTAGGACAATCGGAGG
This window contains:
- a CDS encoding branched-chain amino acid ABC transporter permease, producing the protein MSLTTLVQALVSGALLGCFYTLMALAFSMILGVTRSLNLAHGELIILGGYVGYWLWLGLGVHPLLLVPVSAVALLPLAFVWQWLLHRVPEPKELNSLVLTFGLSLLLQNVMLGLWRGDYRLIASESLTGSVRVGGVSVNQGRLLVAAAAVVAVGGLWLGLTRTRWGRAVRATSLDREAAALLGINVDSAARTTFLLALALAGGAGVLFATLHYVYPAAGVELTLLAIVLTIWAGVGRLGSVLLAGVLLGVVESLTVAWTGPSWRELVVALLLLGSLLARSGGLARGWTQ